In Labrys monachus, the genomic stretch CACCAGCCGGGTGGCGAGCGGGGAGGATGCCCGGGCCGGGCGCTGGCGCGGCAAGAGCAAGGTGGAATGCGGCATTCACGTCCAATCGCCGGAGAAGTCCGGAAGCGGAATCTGAGCTTTTCCGAGCAACGATCTGTAAAGACCGACTGATCCGCCCTTGAGCGATCGCTCGGCAAGAAGGAGGCTCTCGTGGCCCTTTGGAAGAATGGCCGGTTTGAGGCCGACAATTACGTGCAGGTCGGCGACGGCGAGAGCCTGCCGGACGGCGCCGTGATCGTCACGCTCGAGCGCTTTCTCGCCGAGCGCACGGCGCTCACCGCCCGCAACACGCCGCTCGGCGTGCTGCTGCAGCCGTCCGACGACATCACCCTGCTGGCCGACGACCTGCCGAGCCTGCCGCTCCTCGCCCTCGCCTTCCCGAAATTCGGCGACGGCCGCGCCTTCTCCCTCGCCCGC encodes the following:
- a CDS encoding DUF934 domain-containing protein: MALWKNGRFEADNYVQVGDGESLPDGAVIVTLERFLAERTALTARNTPLGVLLQPSDDITLLADDLPSLPLLALAFPKFGDGRAFSLARIARERYGFKGELRAVGDILFDRVAYMVRCGFDALDITNAPTVAALQAGRLPLSHEHYQPTGTDRAPADALKPWRRWA